One stretch of Marinobacterium iners DNA includes these proteins:
- a CDS encoding NAD-dependent protein deacetylase: MSYQALSDFIHSHPRLLVLTGAGISTDSGIPDYRDSNGDWKRKQPVQHPEFMRCEHTRKRYWGRSLVGWPVMRDARPNAAHDALAQLERLGHINLLVTQNVDGLHQRAGSERVIDLHGRSDRVICMSCDFSCSRDEVHLQSSDLNPAFTHFSAETAPDGDADLEVDFSDFRIPDCPHCGGILKPDVVFFGDNVPKQRVVDALDALQQADGLLVIGSSLMVYSGFRFCRRAHEWDKPIAALTLGKTRADELLSLKINQPIRPVLSAALEQLSIK, translated from the coding sequence ATGTCTTACCAGGCATTGAGTGATTTTATCCACAGCCACCCCCGCCTGCTGGTGTTGACCGGTGCCGGTATCAGCACCGACTCTGGCATCCCCGACTACCGCGATAGCAACGGTGACTGGAAGCGCAAGCAGCCGGTACAGCACCCGGAGTTCATGCGCTGCGAGCACACCCGTAAGCGTTACTGGGGTCGCAGCCTGGTAGGCTGGCCGGTGATGCGTGATGCCCGGCCCAACGCGGCACATGATGCCTTGGCACAACTGGAACGGCTGGGCCATATCAACCTGCTGGTAACGCAGAACGTGGACGGCCTGCATCAGCGGGCCGGCAGCGAGAGGGTTATCGACCTGCACGGCCGTTCCGATCGGGTGATCTGCATGAGCTGTGACTTCAGCTGCAGCCGTGACGAGGTGCACCTTCAAAGCTCCGACCTGAACCCAGCCTTCACCCACTTCAGCGCCGAGACCGCCCCAGACGGCGATGCGGACCTGGAGGTGGATTTCAGTGACTTCCGCATTCCCGACTGCCCTCACTGTGGCGGAATTTTGAAGCCGGATGTGGTGTTCTTCGGCGATAATGTACCCAAACAGCGGGTAGTGGATGCACTGGACGCCTTGCAGCAAGCCGACGGTCTGCTGGTGATCGGCTCGTCGCTGATGGTCTATTCCGGCTTTCGCTTTTGCCGCCGTGCCCATGAGTGGGACAAGCCGATTGCGGCACTGACCCTGGGCAAAACCCGCGCGGATGAGCTGCTCAGTCTGAAAATCAACCAGCCCATCAGGCCGGTTCTGAGTGCTGCATTGGAACAACTGAGTATCAAATGA